In Thermococcus zilligii AN1, a genomic segment contains:
- the priL gene encoding DNA primase large subunit PriL, translated as MLDPFGQEARRIIQDFGGIEEFLEKIPLYVEIGDVMSRVTWEGDIPNELVSMEGWKDLMGFYALLGALAHSPYGFEMELVKEKNMAIYLKRIEKSQSLEKLSLPVRAVGEGEIPEKDRLILEKLRHREIAEEERKKLRIEYKIWLRHFLPLWNESLKNVYIRNSWVYLKRDDVMDLWKRHFERNLERAVNLLYEIREDIPEFYIEVYEKLRELAQERFKERIEKMGPVGAQPLRFDLFPPCIKKALSGVGSGMRNYAITVLLTSFLSYARICPNPPRRDVRIKDCMKDMGVIEKDILPIIIEAGNRCKPPLFEDQPNEIKNIWYHLGFGYTDTPSLEDSGNSPWYFPPNCDKIRANAPELCKPDRYCRGIKNPLTYYLKRLYHERKKEEGEEGERAL; from the coding sequence ATGCTTGACCCGTTCGGTCAAGAGGCCAGGAGAATAATCCAGGACTTTGGTGGGATCGAAGAGTTTCTGGAAAAGATTCCGCTTTACGTTGAAATCGGCGATGTCATGAGCAGGGTTACATGGGAGGGGGATATCCCCAATGAGCTGGTTTCAATGGAGGGCTGGAAGGACTTAATGGGATTTTACGCCCTTTTAGGGGCTCTCGCTCACTCACCCTACGGCTTCGAGATGGAGCTCGTAAAGGAGAAGAACATGGCCATATACCTGAAAAGGATTGAGAAAAGTCAGAGCCTGGAAAAACTCTCCCTCCCAGTAAGGGCAGTTGGAGAGGGTGAAATCCCAGAAAAAGACCGCCTAATCCTGGAAAAGCTCCGGCACAGGGAGATAGCGGAGGAAGAACGGAAAAAGCTGAGGATAGAGTACAAAATATGGCTAAGGCATTTTCTCCCATTATGGAATGAAAGCCTGAAGAACGTTTACATACGTAACAGCTGGGTGTACCTGAAAAGGGACGACGTGATGGACCTGTGGAAGAGGCACTTCGAGAGAAACCTCGAAAGGGCCGTTAACTTGCTCTATGAAATAAGGGAAGACATCCCAGAGTTCTACATCGAAGTGTACGAAAAGCTGAGGGAACTTGCCCAGGAAAGATTCAAGGAAAGAATCGAGAAAATGGGCCCGGTTGGAGCCCAGCCACTGCGCTTTGATCTCTTTCCACCGTGTATCAAAAAGGCTCTCTCCGGAGTGGGAAGTGGAATGAGAAACTACGCTATAACAGTCCTGCTAACGAGCTTCCTTAGCTATGCCCGAATCTGCCCAAACCCCCCGAGGAGAGACGTCAGGATCAAAGACTGCATGAAGGACATGGGAGTCATAGAGAAAGATATACTGCCCATCATAATAGAGGCGGGGAATCGCTGCAAGCCACCCCTGTTTGAGGATCAACCGAACGAGATAAAGAACATCTGGTACCATCTCGGCTTCGGCTACACCGACACTCCCTCCCTGGAGGACAGCGGCAACTCCCCCTGGTACTTCCCGCCGAACTGCGACAAGATCCGGGCAAACGCTCCGGAACTCTGCAAACCGGACAGATACTGCCGGGGGATAAAGAATCCGCTGACCTATTACCTGAAGAGACTTTACCACGAGAGGAAAAAGGAAGAAGGTGAGGAAGGTGAGCGAGCTCTTTAG
- a CDS encoding acylphosphatase: MERVRAHLRIYGRVQGVGFRWSMSREARKLGLAGWVRNLPDGSVEAVVEGEAERVEALIGWAHQGPPMARVTRVEVKWEEPEGLEGFKVTG; encoded by the coding sequence ATGGAAAGGGTTAGAGCCCACCTCAGGATTTATGGAAGAGTCCAGGGAGTAGGCTTCAGGTGGAGCATGAGCAGAGAAGCCAGAAAGCTCGGCTTAGCAGGATGGGTAAGAAACCTGCCAGATGGAAGCGTTGAAGCAGTTGTAGAGGGGGAAGCAGAGAGGGTTGAGGCTCTAATCGGTTGGGCCCACCAGGGACCTCCCATGGCCAGGGTAACAAGAGTGGAGGTAAAATGGGAAGAACCAGAGGGGCTGGAAGGATTCAAGGTCACTGGATAG
- the cutA gene encoding divalent-cation tolerance protein CutA, with amino-acid sequence MEMIMVYTTFPDWDTAREITRKLLEMKLIVCANLREHEAMYWWEGKIEEGKEVGAIYKTEVSKWKELRDTLRELHPYEVPLIARIDLDKLNREYSEWMGRVLFG; translated from the coding sequence ATGGAGATGATTATGGTTTACACGACTTTTCCTGATTGGGACACTGCAAGGGAGATCACGAGAAAACTGCTGGAAATGAAGCTCATAGTCTGTGCCAACCTCCGCGAGCACGAGGCAATGTACTGGTGGGAGGGGAAGATTGAAGAGGGGAAGGAGGTCGGTGCCATCTACAAGACGGAGGTGAGCAAGTGGAAGGAGCTTAGGGATACCCTCAGGGAGCTTCATCCCTATGAAGTACCCCTCATAGCCAGGATAGACCTCGACAAACTCAACAGGGAGTACTCCGAATGGATGGGCAGGGTGCTCTTCGGATGA
- a CDS encoding endonuclease dU, translated as MIRKVKPQIRVVGFDDGTFSFSSKLNRERTLLIGVIMKGSQEVVGVLSRWITVDGRDATDTIIDAVNSSRFKDLRVILLKGITYAGFNVVDVERLHGETGLPVVVVVRKKPDIAAMENALRNHFPDAEERIELLRRAPPLLELIPGKLYIQVVGVDEETAGEIVRVTTRTGLIPEPLRLAHMIASAVMTGESTRE; from the coding sequence ATGATACGGAAAGTAAAGCCCCAGATCCGCGTGGTCGGATTCGATGATGGGACGTTTTCCTTCTCCTCCAAACTTAACCGCGAGAGGACCCTCCTGATAGGGGTCATCATGAAAGGTTCTCAGGAAGTAGTCGGCGTTCTCTCGCGCTGGATAACCGTCGATGGAAGGGATGCCACGGACACAATTATCGATGCGGTGAACTCCTCCCGCTTTAAAGACCTGCGCGTCATCCTCCTCAAAGGGATAACCTACGCCGGCTTCAACGTCGTGGACGTTGAAAGGCTCCACGGGGAGACGGGCCTTCCCGTCGTGGTCGTGGTGAGGAAAAAGCCGGACATTGCTGCCATGGAGAACGCTCTAAGAAATCACTTTCCAGACGCCGAAGAGCGGATTGAGCTCCTCAGGAGAGCCCCTCCACTCCTCGAACTCATTCCCGGAAAGCTCTACATCCAGGTGGTCGGCGTCGATGAGGAAACCGCTGGAGAGATAGTCCGCGTTACAACAAGAACTGGCCTCATTCCCGAACCCTTAAGGCTGGCCCACATGATTGCCAGTGCGGTCATGACGGGCGAGAGCACGAGGGAGTAG
- a CDS encoding universal stress protein — protein MFEKVLYPTDFSEVSLHALRNCIPEIVRLGVEELHIIHVLDIATLEFEAFSLQEAYRVKISELAGELRKATGERIRIITDVLVGIPSIEIAEYASRENIDLIIIPNAGENIWRRMFMGSTASNLARTSKKPVLILKYEEKDKKFEPTFGSCLDIFKKPLLALDFSKCSQGVIQTTKKFEELMESGILLHSVDYGKVEELEHNIEIAKANLEKAAEAFSKPMEKEVTVGVASRAIIGMALAKKASMIVMGKKGRSFLKDLILGSTAERVMRDAKIPVLLVPCE, from the coding sequence ATGTTTGAGAAGGTTTTGTACCCGACTGACTTCTCGGAGGTCTCGCTCCACGCCCTGAGGAACTGCATACCCGAGATTGTCCGCCTGGGGGTCGAAGAACTCCACATCATCCACGTCCTCGACATAGCAACACTGGAGTTCGAGGCCTTCTCGCTTCAAGAGGCATACCGAGTCAAGATCTCTGAGTTGGCCGGGGAACTCAGAAAAGCAACGGGCGAGAGGATCAGGATAATCACCGACGTCCTTGTGGGAATCCCCTCGATAGAGATCGCGGAGTACGCCAGCAGGGAAAACATTGACCTGATAATAATCCCGAACGCTGGGGAAAACATCTGGAGAAGGATGTTCATGGGCAGTACAGCCTCAAACCTCGCGAGAACTTCAAAAAAGCCCGTCCTGATCCTCAAGTACGAGGAAAAAGATAAAAAGTTCGAGCCGACCTTTGGATCCTGCTTGGACATCTTCAAAAAGCCTCTGCTGGCCCTTGACTTTTCAAAATGCTCTCAGGGGGTTATCCAGACGACTAAAAAGTTCGAAGAGCTAATGGAAAGCGGGATACTCCTCCATTCCGTCGACTATGGAAAGGTTGAGGAGCTGGAGCACAACATTGAGATCGCAAAGGCGAACCTGGAGAAAGCCGCGGAGGCGTTCTCAAAGCCAATGGAAAAAGAAGTAACCGTCGGAGTGGCAAGCCGGGCCATAATAGGGATGGCACTTGCGAAGAAGGCGAGCATGATAGTAATGGGCAAGAAGGGAAGGAGCTTCCTCAAGGATCTGATCCTGGGAAGCACTGCAGAGAGGGTCATGAGGGACGCAAAGATACCGGTACTTCTCGTACCGTGCGAATGA
- the gcvT gene encoding glycine cleavage system aminomethyltransferase GcvT has product MVKRVHIFDWHREHAKKVEEFAGWEMPIWYSSIKEEHLAVRNGVGIFDVSHMGEIFFRGKDALEFLQYVTTNDISRPPAISGTYTLVLNERGAVKDETLVFNMGNDTYMMVCDSDAFEKLDAWFNAIKRGIEKFGDIDLEIENKTYDMAMFSIQGPKARDLAKDLFGIDINGLWWFQAKEVELDGIRMLLSRSGYTGENGFEVYFEDSNPYHPDPSKRGEPEKALYVWKTILEAGEQYGIRPAGLGARDTLRLEAGYTLYGNETKEKQLLSTDIDEVTPLQANLEFALFWDKEFIGKEALLKQRERGLPSKMVHFKMVDKGIPREGYRVYANGQPIGEVTSGTLSPLLGVGIGIAFVKPEYARPGVEIEVDIRGDLKKALTVAPPFYDPKKYGAFREE; this is encoded by the coding sequence ATGGTCAAAAGAGTTCATATCTTCGACTGGCACAGGGAGCACGCGAAAAAGGTTGAGGAATTCGCCGGCTGGGAGATGCCCATCTGGTATTCGAGCATAAAGGAGGAGCACTTGGCCGTTAGGAACGGCGTTGGAATCTTCGACGTCTCCCACATGGGGGAGATATTCTTCCGCGGCAAAGACGCTTTAGAGTTCCTCCAGTACGTAACGACAAACGATATAAGCAGGCCCCCAGCGATAAGCGGGACTTACACCCTTGTCCTCAACGAGAGGGGGGCCGTTAAGGACGAAACGCTTGTCTTCAACATGGGGAACGACACCTACATGATGGTCTGCGACAGCGATGCGTTTGAAAAGCTCGACGCCTGGTTCAACGCGATAAAGCGCGGAATCGAGAAGTTCGGCGATATAGACCTCGAGATAGAGAACAAGACCTATGACATGGCTATGTTCTCGATACAGGGGCCTAAAGCGAGGGACCTTGCAAAAGATCTCTTCGGCATAGACATCAATGGCCTCTGGTGGTTCCAGGCCAAGGAAGTTGAGCTCGACGGCATCAGGATGCTCCTCTCGAGGAGCGGCTACACCGGCGAAAACGGCTTCGAGGTCTACTTCGAGGACTCCAACCCCTACCACCCGGACCCGTCCAAGAGGGGCGAGCCGGAGAAGGCACTCTACGTCTGGAAAACCATCCTTGAGGCCGGGGAGCAGTACGGCATAAGGCCCGCGGGATTGGGCGCGAGGGACACGCTCCGCCTTGAAGCAGGCTACACCCTCTACGGAAACGAGACGAAGGAGAAGCAGCTCCTCAGCACGGACATCGACGAAGTGACCCCCCTCCAGGCCAACCTCGAATTTGCCCTCTTCTGGGACAAGGAGTTCATAGGGAAGGAAGCTCTGCTGAAGCAGAGGGAGCGGGGGTTGCCGAGCAAGATGGTTCACTTCAAGATGGTCGACAAGGGCATCCCGAGGGAGGGCTACAGGGTTTATGCGAACGGACAGCCAATTGGCGAAGTTACCAGTGGAACGCTCTCACCTCTCCTCGGTGTAGGTATTGGAATAGCCTTTGTAAAGCCTGAATACGCCAGACCGGGCGTGGAAATCGAGGTAGATATAAGGGGCGACCTCAAGAAGGCCCTCACAGTTGCACCGCCCTTCTATGACCCCAAGAAGTACGGGGCCTTCAGGGAGGAGTGA
- a CDS encoding DMT family transporter, with protein MPKKHAFLVVLLWSTVASAFKLSLRYLTPLQLLFYASLTSLIIFGFLYSREFSLRKKHLRSTYLGLMNPFLYYTVLFSAYDRLPAQEAQALNYTWPLMLVLLSVPLLGKKPQKRAVLGLSIGFFGALLVATRGNITSLDFSDSTGVALGLGSAVIWATYWLLNLRDDRPPIEKMFWNFLFGFAYVFTALALSGGLAIPPLGGLAGAVYVGLFEMGVTFFLWYKAIEDEMEFASNLAYLVPFLSLFFISVIVSESIAPATVLGLAMIVGGIIVGKRG; from the coding sequence ATGCCTAAAAAGCACGCTTTCCTCGTGGTACTGCTCTGGTCCACAGTGGCAAGTGCCTTCAAGCTCTCGCTGAGGTATTTGACGCCACTTCAGTTGCTTTTCTACGCTTCTCTGACTTCCCTTATCATCTTCGGCTTTCTCTACTCGCGCGAATTCTCGCTGAGGAAGAAGCACCTCCGCTCCACCTACCTCGGGTTGATGAACCCGTTCCTCTACTACACCGTCCTCTTCTCGGCCTATGACAGACTCCCAGCGCAGGAGGCGCAGGCTTTGAACTACACCTGGCCGCTCATGCTCGTTCTCCTCTCGGTTCCCCTCCTCGGAAAGAAGCCCCAAAAAAGGGCTGTTCTGGGACTTTCGATCGGCTTCTTTGGGGCGCTGCTCGTGGCCACAAGGGGGAACATAACGAGCCTGGACTTCTCAGACTCAACCGGTGTCGCTCTTGGCCTCGGGAGTGCGGTGATATGGGCCACATACTGGCTTCTGAACCTGAGGGATGATAGACCACCAATCGAGAAGATGTTCTGGAACTTCCTCTTCGGGTTCGCTTACGTTTTCACCGCCCTGGCTCTCTCGGGCGGGCTCGCCATTCCGCCCCTTGGAGGCCTTGCTGGAGCGGTTTACGTCGGCCTCTTCGAGATGGGCGTTACTTTTTTCCTGTGGTACAAAGCCATAGAGGACGAGATGGAGTTCGCCTCAAACCTGGCCTACCTCGTGCCCTTCCTGAGCCTTTTCTTCATCTCGGTCATTGTCAGTGAGAGCATAGCGCCCGCGACGGTTCTCGGGCTGGCGATGATAGTCGGCGGTATAATAGTTGGGAAGAGAGGTTGA
- a CDS encoding CGP-CTERM sorting domain-containing protein, with protein MGWQNKIKVVGLILMLLASVTPGFLLPAKADSVINVVITPTEIYQGKVTPVVISVTVNGIPFSGAEISITSKTLKYIDENGELKPYYYTATTDENGIATINLWTPTLDTLEVTVNVSGEVVKKSITVLPAPAAQQVQIYGWVRKFIQYYNANGEPYFEGTLERVPNAQVFVKIVAESPSGVRVPITEKYIYVGNSSADSGFPGEYTFNLAVAGDSQTKYHVYIVAYKPGAESTTVVKDGTYVKITEKQKYAVPSEEIESYYGYLPGRVEIVPGTTSVQANAPAILETVREIKVTLPHVKIDKVSYISPCDGQPVQQNAAHNLNSTPMLPAANGKWFDIEVTITDDQGNPYNFAKAEEEGIQFESKYVFATIDDPNLGILDDGLMNGSSILIPINLDTGTAKFRVWSTVPAGEVAKHINLGIANVSNFFRVRATFTSEVEPEPTAKAPEYWHINAPIGAEVYVYNYTSNTTKKIPLTGTIEINPGQRLQWVEYSLSNYTLLKFVGVGHVSGDVTDHSGKQLAGATVILQLWDDTTGKWVGAKDICGRPLEVTSYDGHYAFDDVPTTESELFRVYATKDGAEGYSWDFKIQIGRTATADVKVVGKMPAKFELSGLSVDPTSGEAPLTVTISVVVKNTGEMSGKYRVELKVNGNTVQWTDVELNGGQSRKVEFQRTFVEPGTYSVTVGDLSPKQVTVTKPTTTTTTTTTTTTTSGGGGICGPAAFVGLAVVPLLLRRRK; from the coding sequence ATGGGCTGGCAAAATAAGATAAAAGTCGTGGGCCTTATACTAATGCTACTGGCATCAGTGACTCCAGGGTTCCTACTCCCCGCTAAGGCCGATTCAGTTATCAACGTCGTAATTACTCCTACAGAGATCTACCAGGGCAAGGTTACCCCCGTTGTCATAAGCGTTACCGTTAATGGAATCCCATTTTCCGGGGCCGAGATATCTATAACCTCCAAGACTCTGAAGTACATAGACGAGAATGGCGAACTCAAGCCCTACTATTACACTGCCACAACTGACGAGAATGGTATTGCAACCATAAACCTTTGGACACCCACCCTTGACACCCTTGAAGTTACTGTTAACGTCAGTGGAGAAGTAGTCAAGAAGAGCATTACTGTCCTCCCGGCTCCAGCGGCGCAGCAGGTCCAGATCTATGGGTGGGTTCGCAAGTTCATTCAGTACTACAACGCCAATGGAGAGCCGTACTTTGAGGGAACCCTTGAGAGGGTTCCTAACGCCCAGGTATTTGTAAAGATTGTGGCTGAGAGCCCAAGTGGAGTTCGCGTTCCTATTACTGAAAAATACATCTACGTTGGCAACTCAAGCGCCGACTCAGGCTTCCCAGGTGAATACACCTTCAACCTGGCAGTAGCCGGTGACAGCCAGACCAAATACCACGTTTATATAGTGGCCTACAAACCGGGTGCAGAGAGCACCACAGTTGTTAAAGATGGAACTTATGTTAAGATAACTGAGAAGCAGAAGTACGCTGTTCCGAGCGAGGAGATTGAGTCCTACTACGGATACCTTCCGGGACGCGTGGAAATAGTGCCGGGTACAACCAGCGTCCAGGCCAACGCTCCGGCTATCCTTGAGACTGTTAGGGAAATCAAGGTTACCCTTCCACACGTTAAGATTGACAAGGTTTCCTACATAAGCCCGTGCGATGGTCAGCCTGTCCAGCAGAACGCTGCCCACAATCTCAACAGCACTCCGATGCTCCCTGCTGCCAATGGGAAGTGGTTCGACATCGAAGTCACCATAACCGACGACCAGGGCAACCCCTACAACTTCGCCAAGGCTGAGGAGGAGGGCATACAGTTTGAGTCGAAGTACGTTTTTGCAACAATCGACGACCCGAACCTCGGAATCCTTGATGATGGGCTAATGAATGGAAGCAGTATACTGATTCCAATAAACCTCGACACCGGAACTGCCAAGTTCAGGGTCTGGTCGACAGTTCCAGCGGGGGAGGTTGCCAAGCACATAAACCTCGGAATCGCTAACGTCTCAAACTTCTTCAGGGTTAGGGCTACCTTTACCAGCGAGGTTGAGCCTGAGCCCACAGCTAAGGCTCCTGAATACTGGCACATCAACGCTCCGATCGGTGCTGAAGTTTATGTCTACAACTACACCAGCAATACTACCAAGAAGATACCCCTAACTGGCACAATTGAGATAAACCCCGGACAGAGGCTCCAGTGGGTCGAGTACTCCCTGAGCAACTACACTCTCCTGAAGTTCGTTGGCGTCGGCCACGTTTCCGGTGATGTAACCGACCACTCCGGCAAGCAGCTTGCAGGTGCTACTGTGATCCTCCAGCTCTGGGACGACACTACCGGCAAGTGGGTTGGGGCAAAGGACATATGCGGCAGGCCGCTTGAAGTTACCTCCTACGACGGACACTATGCCTTCGATGACGTTCCGACAACCGAAAGTGAGCTCTTCAGGGTCTACGCCACAAAGGACGGTGCCGAGGGCTACAGCTGGGACTTCAAGATCCAGATAGGCAGAACTGCAACTGCGGATGTCAAGGTTGTCGGAAAGATGCCCGCCAAGTTTGAGCTCAGCGGCCTCAGCGTTGATCCAACAAGCGGTGAGGCTCCGCTCACCGTAACCATCAGTGTTGTCGTTAAGAACACTGGAGAGATGAGTGGCAAGTACAGGGTTGAGTTAAAGGTCAATGGCAACACCGTCCAGTGGACTGACGTTGAACTCAACGGTGGCCAGAGCCGGAAGGTTGAGTTCCAGCGCACCTTTGTCGAGCCTGGAACTTACAGCGTTACCGTTGGAGACCTCAGCCCGAAGCAGGTAACCGTCACAAAGCCAACCACTACAACAACTACCACTACCACCACAACAACTACCAGCGGTGGTGGAGGAATCTGCGGTCCAGCGGCCTTCGTTGGACTGGCAGTGGTTCCACTCCTCCTCAGGAGGAGGAAGTGA
- a CDS encoding C2H2-type zinc finger protein, with protein sequence MVGLKAIVFFDRDGEPYYRCPKCGMVFRKSKDYIRHVNKSHGWRFGRGKVGGKRLLKKIMNRNEEKPGL encoded by the coding sequence ATGGTAGGGCTTAAGGCGATAGTCTTCTTTGACAGAGACGGAGAACCCTACTATCGCTGTCCAAAATGCGGAATGGTCTTCAGGAAGAGCAAGGATTACATAAGGCATGTCAACAAGTCCCATGGATGGAGGTTTGGCAGGGGTAAAGTCGGGGGCAAAAGACTCCTCAAAAAGATAATGAACCGGAATGAGGAGAAGCCAGGACTCTGA
- a CDS encoding DMT family transporter — translation MKRAELVLLLATVFWGLTFPVMKISISYMPPLLFLAYRFGVASAFMLLIFRSKAIKKETVFKGFILGITLFLGHAFQTIGLKYTTPSNSAFITSLYVVFTPFIAYFLLGDKIKKKDGVSLLIAIAGLYLISGAGKKVNHGDILTVLCAISFAFQIVLVQKFQGPDYISLSFWQIFWNFLFSLTSSTLLETLILPTNPASWLGILYTSLFATVIAFTAQVKYQGETTAYRAALIYSTEPLFGTLGTVIIMRAIPSVRELIGAGLIMMAVWIAIKEEDAEAPLSL, via the coding sequence ATGAAGCGTGCGGAGTTGGTACTCCTACTTGCAACCGTGTTCTGGGGCTTAACGTTTCCTGTGATGAAAATAAGTATATCATACATGCCCCCTCTTCTCTTCCTGGCATATAGGTTTGGTGTAGCCTCCGCATTTATGCTTCTTATTTTCAGATCGAAGGCCATAAAAAAGGAAACGGTATTTAAGGGGTTTATACTCGGCATAACACTGTTCTTAGGACATGCCTTCCAGACAATCGGCCTTAAATATACAACCCCCTCAAACTCGGCGTTCATCACATCACTTTACGTTGTATTCACTCCCTTCATCGCCTATTTCCTCCTGGGGGATAAAATAAAGAAAAAAGATGGAGTCTCCCTACTCATAGCCATTGCTGGCCTGTACCTGATATCAGGTGCTGGAAAAAAAGTGAACCACGGAGATATCCTCACAGTACTCTGCGCCATCAGCTTTGCCTTTCAGATAGTGCTGGTCCAAAAGTTTCAGGGACCAGATTACATCAGCCTCTCGTTCTGGCAGATTTTCTGGAACTTCCTGTTCTCTCTCACTAGCTCGACACTGCTGGAAACACTCATTTTGCCGACTAACCCAGCTTCCTGGCTTGGTATTCTCTACACATCACTCTTCGCCACGGTAATTGCATTCACGGCTCAGGTAAAGTACCAAGGGGAGACTACGGCGTACAGGGCAGCCCTTATATACTCAACAGAACCGCTGTTCGGAACCCTGGGAACCGTAATTATAATGAGAGCAATTCCATCGGTACGGGAGCTCATAGGTGCCGGGTTGATAATGATGGCCGTATGGATAGCCATTAAAGAAGAGGATGCAGAGGCACCGCTTTCCTTATAA
- a CDS encoding polysaccharide deacetylase family protein, with protein sequence MQMKRSYHFHAYQPGDIIYVHDGSGWDPIKYSERLSPVSLEIRDIEVKGRNWTRAVIKAYEYTNDVLGRLPKKSVSVDFEPFTLYMILSYKPRIYGEIVELLGEHVEAVPTTPFHPITPHLGRFDQEVLARVSFDFYEPFIKGQDTVGYWLPEGVITRETAGIVANATSADVVFLLDERQFIGLNPPQAKFSCNIYRCDGKLAYVFGRDHQLSDAFAFNTLDVEGLIRAVAEGRVDVFKEKAGIPYLVHLASDLEALLANPKQLDRFLGWMSGLDERGVEGVNAVEFVRRKRKGVYRCLDGECSEHFRIDVKDYSSWSDYYDLSLDGRTGDTRWLGMRREDGKVINRMYKGKKVSQLWKYAFTELFRELNRAIRFGVIDMILRHSEKASRESVKEFLVRYSRAFFREHYEYFDMETGVDYIMEPIEGVDPTLAMKLGRVYYIMLLANHSCPRFWENIDTRVTFGNVSAISKALIELMEVYMKEGLGERANFLLLEYMKLLAFPQLYYDYDLYKLPGLEGWETTEKAWFESLESEVPNSPYNVVTRAALYTGKEALPNEIRGALEVLYDFNGAVADTGHIPGELHGHWEKKEWCEHRA encoded by the coding sequence ATGCAGATGAAGCGCTCCTATCATTTCCACGCCTACCAGCCGGGGGATATAATCTACGTCCACGACGGCTCGGGGTGGGATCCCATAAAGTACTCCGAGAGGCTCAGCCCCGTGTCGCTTGAGATAAGGGACATCGAGGTCAAGGGACGGAACTGGACCCGGGCGGTTATAAAGGCCTACGAATACACAAACGACGTCCTTGGAAGGCTGCCTAAGAAGAGCGTCAGCGTCGACTTTGAGCCCTTCACCCTCTACATGATACTCAGCTACAAGCCCCGCATATACGGGGAGATAGTTGAGCTCCTAGGCGAACACGTGGAGGCTGTTCCTACAACGCCTTTCCATCCTATAACGCCCCACCTGGGGCGGTTCGACCAGGAGGTTCTTGCGAGGGTTTCCTTTGACTTTTATGAACCTTTCATCAAGGGGCAGGACACCGTGGGTTACTGGCTGCCGGAGGGCGTTATAACCAGGGAAACCGCGGGAATAGTTGCAAACGCAACCTCAGCTGACGTTGTTTTCCTTCTTGATGAGAGGCAGTTCATTGGCCTTAATCCGCCCCAGGCAAAGTTCTCGTGCAACATCTACCGGTGCGATGGAAAGCTGGCCTACGTTTTTGGCAGGGATCACCAGCTCAGTGACGCCTTCGCCTTCAACACCCTCGACGTCGAGGGACTGATCAGAGCTGTTGCAGAGGGCAGGGTTGACGTCTTCAAGGAGAAAGCCGGCATCCCATACCTGGTTCACCTGGCGAGTGATCTTGAGGCACTGCTCGCCAATCCAAAACAACTTGACAGGTTCCTGGGGTGGATGAGTGGTCTTGATGAAAGGGGCGTGGAAGGGGTAAACGCTGTAGAGTTCGTGAGAAGAAAGAGAAAAGGGGTGTACAGGTGCCTCGATGGGGAGTGTAGCGAGCACTTCAGGATAGACGTCAAGGACTACTCGAGCTGGAGCGATTACTATGATTTGAGCCTGGACGGCAGGACGGGGGACACGAGATGGCTCGGGATGAGGAGGGAAGACGGTAAGGTGATTAACCGCATGTATAAGGGCAAAAAAGTTTCCCAGCTGTGGAAGTACGCCTTCACGGAGCTCTTCCGGGAGCTCAACAGGGCCATTCGTTTTGGAGTCATTGACATGATCCTAAGGCACTCCGAGAAAGCCAGCAGGGAGTCCGTCAAGGAGTTCCTGGTGCGTTATTCCAGGGCCTTTTTCAGGGAGCACTACGAATATTTCGACATGGAGACGGGCGTTGATTACATAATGGAGCCCATAGAGGGCGTTGATCCGACGCTCGCGATGAAACTCGGGAGGGTTTACTACATAATGCTTCTCGCGAACCACTCCTGCCCCCGCTTCTGGGAGAACATCGACACCAGGGTCACCTTCGGAAATGTCTCCGCGATAAGCAAGGCCCTCATAGAGCTCATGGAAGTTTACATGAAGGAGGGCCTCGGGGAGAGGGCCAACTTCCTTCTCCTGGAATACATGAAGCTCTTAGCTTTCCCGCAGCTCTACTACGACTACGACCTCTACAAGCTCCCCGGCCTTGAGGGGTGGGAGACGACCGAAAAAGCCTGGTTTGAGTCCCTTGAGAGCGAGGTCCCCAACAGCCCCTACAACGTCGTAACGAGGGCGGCGCTCTACACGGGTAAAGAAGCACTTCCGAATGAGATAAGGGGAGCCCTTGAAGTGCTCTATGACTTCAATGGGGCCGTTGCTGACACCGGCCACATACCGGGCGAGTTGCACGGGCACTGGGAGAAAAAGGAGTGGTGCGAGCACAGGGCCTAA